One genomic segment of bacterium includes these proteins:
- the motA gene encoding flagellar motor stator protein MotA, translated as MLAIIGIVVVIVGVVGGFSIAGGELLVLVQPAEFITIGFAAIGSMLISVPIKTLKTIMGDIAGVIKGGGPDRSLYIEVLQLLNDLFQIARKDGIIALEPHVNEPKESAVFQKYPRILQNHSALPFICDTIKLFLAGSVPAHEIESLMDAEIDTHHEEAQVRPATLARVGDSLPGLGIVAAVLGIIVTMGKMDAGAAVVGHHVAAALVGTFLGVLLAYGFVNPLAANIETKLRSDSRLLYVIKAGITAFAKGMAPSVSVEFARRAIFHSERPSFEEVEEMMRQARSTGKS; from the coding sequence TCCTCGTTCTGGTGCAGCCGGCCGAGTTCATCACCATCGGCTTCGCCGCCATCGGCTCGATGCTGATTTCGGTGCCGATCAAGACGCTGAAAACGATCATGGGCGACATCGCGGGCGTCATCAAAGGCGGCGGCCCCGATCGGTCGCTTTACATCGAGGTGTTGCAACTTCTCAACGACCTGTTTCAAATTGCCCGCAAAGACGGGATTATCGCCCTCGAACCGCACGTCAACGAACCGAAAGAAAGCGCCGTTTTCCAGAAGTACCCTCGCATTCTGCAGAATCACTCCGCACTGCCGTTCATCTGCGATACCATTAAGCTGTTCCTCGCGGGCAGCGTTCCGGCGCACGAGATCGAATCGCTGATGGACGCGGAGATTGACACGCACCACGAGGAAGCTCAGGTTCGTCCGGCCACGCTGGCGCGAGTCGGCGATTCGCTGCCGGGTCTGGGAATCGTGGCCGCCGTATTGGGAATTATCGTTACCATGGGTAAAATGGACGCGGGCGCGGCGGTGGTGGGTCATCACGTGGCGGCGGCCCTGGTGGGAACCTTCCTCGGCGTGCTCTTGGCCTACGGATTCGTCAATCCGCTGGCCGCCAACATCGAAACGAAACTGCGCAGCGATTCGCGTCTGCTTTACGTCATCAAGGCGGGTATCACGGCGTTCGCCAAAGGCATGGCGCCGTCGGTATCGGTCGAGTTCGCGCGGCGGGCAATCTTCCACAGCGAACGGCCGAGCTTCGAGGAGGTCGAAGAGATGATGCGGCAAGCCCGGAGCACAGGAAAGTCATGA